From Candidatus Saccharibacteria bacterium, one genomic window encodes:
- the rpsJ gene encoding 30S ribosomal protein S10 → MSTASSKQKIRIKLKAYDSKVIDESAKQIIQTAVRTGATTIGPVPLPTRTSKYTVIRSPHVYKDSREQFEMRKHKRLIDISLPTAKTIDALMNLSLPAGVDIAIKM, encoded by the coding sequence ATGAGTACAGCTAGTTCAAAGCAAAAGATTAGAATCAAGCTTAAGGCTTACGATAGTAAGGTGATTGATGAGTCTGCTAAGCAGATTATTCAAACTGCTGTCAGGACAGGGGCTACAACAATTGGTCCAGTACCTTTGCCAACCAGGACTAGTAAGTATACTGTGATTCGTTCTCCTCATGTCTACAAAGATTCTCGTGAGCAGTTCGAAATGCGTAAGCATAAGAGACTAATTGATATTAGTCTGCCAACCGCTAAAACAATTGATGCTTTGATGAACCTTAGCTTGCCAGCTGGGGTTGATATTGCGATCAAGATGTAA